The following proteins are co-located in the Solea senegalensis isolate Sse05_10M linkage group LG12, IFAPA_SoseM_1, whole genome shotgun sequence genome:
- the cdx1a gene encoding homeobox protein CDX-1a: MFPSSPPARHPITQTLSMNSQYMPPAYDLTGGYHHAPGVGDPSTTAWNSIYAPREEYPYCFPGSSPSSAGQVSFTSLDLSGPPTAAGGGPFTPYNFISGQETFTCRRRAPEPIRPSVSGGKTRTKDKYRVVYTDHQRLELEKEFQYNRYITMRRKTELSMVLGLSERQVKIWFQNRRAKERKINRKKLQHSQQASTTTPTPPALGGPTDAHITTSPSSNILSDAISEEF; this comes from the exons ATGTTCCCAAGCTCACCGCCGGCCAGACACCCAATAACTCAGACTCTGTCCATGAACAGCCAGTACATGCCGCCTGCGTATGACTTAACCGGCGGGTACCATCACGCCCCGGGAGTCGGTGACCCGTCGACGACTGCCTGGAACTCCATCTACGCTCCCCGGGAGGAGTATCCCTACTGCTTCCCGGGGTCAAGCCCCAGCAGTGCCGGGCAGGTGAGTTTCACCTCCCTGGACCTGAGTGGGCCCCCCACGGCGGCTGGAGGGGGGCCATTCACCCCGTACAACTTCATCTCTGGACAGGAGACGTTCACCTGCAGGAGGAGGGCACCCGAACCTATCAGACCGTCTGTCTCAG gtgggAAGACTCGCACAAAGGACAAGTACAGAGTGGTGTACACTGATCACCAACGTCTGGAGCTGGAAAAGGAGTTTCAGTACAACCGCTACATCACCATGAGGAGGAAGACTGAGCTTTCAATGGTACTGGGCCTTTctgagagacag GTGAAGATCTGGTTTCAGAACAGACGTGCCAAAGAGAGGAAAATCAACAGGAAGAAGCTGCAGCATTCCCAGCAGGCCTCCACAACTACACCCACCCCGCCTGCACTCGGTGGACCCACTGACGCCCACATCACCACCAGCCCCAGCAGTAACATTCTGTCTGATGCAATATCAGAGGAGTTTTAG